CCCCGGCGCCGCGCACGGCCCAGAACAGGTCCGGGTAGTCGGTCGGGCCGACGCTCAGCAGCTTGCCATCGGCGGTCACGATGTCGACGGACAGGAGATTGTCGCAGGCGAGCCCGTGCTTGCCGCCGAGCCAGCCGATGCCGCCGCCCAGCGTCAGTCCCGCGATGCCGGTGGCCGAGACGATCCCGGTGGGGGTAGCGAGGCCGAACCGCTGACAGTCGCGGTCGAGCTCACCGAGCGTCAGGCCGGGCTCGGCCCGCGCGGTGCGCCGAACGGGATCCACCCGCACACTCTTCATCGGGGCCAGATCGATCATCAGCCCGTCCTCGCATACGGCCTTGCCGGAGACATTGTGGCCCCCGCCCCGGATCGAGACCTCGAGGCCGCGAGCGCGGGCAAAGTCCACGCACGCGACGACATCGGCGGCGCTGGCGCAGCGCGCGATGATCGCCGGACGATGATCGATCATGGCGTTGAAGATCCGCCGCGCATCGTCATAACCGGGATCCCGCGCAAGCAGCACGCCGCCGCGCAGGGCCAAACGGAGATCTCCGAGGGCCGTATCGCCGATCGCGGTCGCCTGGTTCATCGTGGCTTCCTCCTCTCTGACCTGGTCCGGAGTGGGTATGACCTTCGTACCGGCTCGACACGAGAGCCTGGCGAACCGTCTCCTCTGCCGCCAGCCAGAGCGGCACTCCGAGGGCGAACAGGATGCCGAAGAGCGTTTCGCCGAGGCCCCCGCCTACGACGGTGAGGTCGTGCAAAATCGGCTCCGGTAGCCCCGGGGGCTCACGCCCAGGACGCGGCGAAACGCGACGCGCATCGTCTCATCGCTACCGAACCCGCAGGCGGCGGCGACGTCCCCGACCCCGCGCGAAGTCTCCTCGAGCAGGCGCCGCGCCGCCTCTACCCGGACGCGCTCGACGAAGCGCCCGGGGGTCATCCCGACTTCGCGCACGAACACCCGGAAGAAGTTTCGCGGGCTCATCGAGACGCGACGGGCAAGGGAGTCGATCGACAGATCGGCGCGGAGATGCTCGATGACCCACGCCTGCAAGTCCCGCAGCGGCTGGTGCTCGGCCATCTGCGTCGAGAGCTGGGCACTGAACTGAGCCTGGCCGCCCGGTCGCTTCAGGAAAACGACCATCCACTGTGCCACCGCCAGCGCGATGCGGCGGCCGAGATCCTCCTCCACGAGGGACAGGACGAGGTCCACGCCGGCGGTAGCGCCGGCCGAGGTGTAGACGGCGCCGTCGCGCACGAAGATGGGATCGCTCTGGACGATCACCCGCGGAAACCGCCGCGCCAACTCGTCGCAGAACGCCCAATGCGTGGTGGCGGTTCGGCCGTCCAGGAGTCCGGCCTCGGCCAGGACGAAGCTGCCGGTGCAGAGGCCCAC
The sequence above is drawn from the Candidatus Methylomirabilota bacterium genome and encodes:
- a CDS encoding GlxA family transcriptional regulator, with the translated sequence MASRRVVMLAMPCAEVVEVGGVLDIFYAVNERLAEAGASDQGYAVEVVSPVPTVCAWPGLRLVADRSYRPVRGPIDTLIVTGVDRPDDARRDLDLVRWLARTAPRVRRIVGLCTGSFVLAEAGLLDGRTATTHWAFCDELARRFPRVIVQSDPIFVRDGAVYTSAGATAGVDLVLSLVEEDLGRRIALAVAQWMVVFLKRPGGQAQFSAQLSTQMAEHQPLRDLQAWVIEHLRADLSIDSLARRVSMSPRNFFRVFVREVGMTPGRFVERVRVEAARRLLEETSRGVGDVAAACGFGSDETMRVAFRRVLGVSPRGYRSRFCTTSPS